A region of Plantactinospora sp. BC1 DNA encodes the following proteins:
- a CDS encoding NUDIX hydrolase, whose product MRASVGVVRELVTGVVPWDEVEAEHRSATLHWLSGTDDVFRRVKPATPPRHLVSYVVPVDPADGSVLLVDHVNAGLWLPPGGHVDPDEHPAETARREAWEELGVPVVAGLVGEEPVFVTVTRTVGIDAGHTDVSLWFVLRLDRQHPLTLDSGEFREARWWSPAELRDADPARFDPHFTRFCAKLQRMHC is encoded by the coding sequence GTGCGTGCGTCGGTGGGGGTGGTGCGGGAGCTGGTGACCGGAGTCGTGCCGTGGGACGAGGTGGAGGCGGAACACCGGTCGGCGACGCTGCACTGGCTGAGCGGCACCGACGACGTGTTCCGACGGGTCAAGCCGGCAACCCCGCCCCGGCACCTCGTCTCGTACGTCGTACCGGTCGATCCGGCGGACGGCAGCGTGCTGCTGGTCGACCACGTCAACGCGGGGCTGTGGCTCCCGCCGGGCGGGCACGTCGACCCGGACGAGCATCCCGCCGAAACCGCCCGTCGAGAGGCGTGGGAGGAGCTGGGTGTACCGGTCGTAGCTGGCCTCGTCGGGGAGGAGCCGGTGTTCGTCACCGTGACCCGTACCGTCGGGATCGACGCCGGGCACACCGACGTGAGTCTGTGGTTCGTGCTTCGACTCGACCGGCAACACCCGCTCACACTGGACAGCGGCGAGTTCCGGGAAGCCCGCTGGTGGTCACCGGCAGAGCTACGCGACGCCGATCCCGCCCGCTTCGACCCACATTTCACCCGCTTCTGCGCCAAGCTCCAGCGGATGCACTGCTGA
- a CDS encoding alpha/beta fold hydrolase: protein MRTAQSLFSTALVVTTLGLPVAVPDVAAATPSTDRPGTIDWSPCPEDETAQCGVLRVPLDWSHPSGPTIELALARRPATDPGRRIGSMQINPGGPGGSGRLMAIFGADRFGEEIRSRFDIVGIDPRGVGLSTPIRCSQDLLDQEPSFVMRSQADFDARLAFNARLRADCRARSGPIVDHADMLSVVRDMDHVRAVLGDRQLTFYGLSYGSLNAQQYAELFPDRVRAIVSDSNLDHSLGTTGFLDTQAASAQDSFDEFVRWSDRTPTSPLHGRDVRAFWHRLLDRVDRGEIPSPFVPDVALRPEILIWFVFRAFYGPEWSFLADFLVDLDSGDAQPWEPGPELPEETEYPQVAIFCNDWSLPVRDYREWARHLRRTERIAPDLRYSPAAAALTAACLGSPARIANPQHPLRVRDSATPLLVTNALHDPATGYNQALGVTRQLGRDGVLFSYHGWGHGVYGRSECTDDAIERYLIDRTLPARGAGCPAVEPPAEPSASRQSVRPPTTVDRLFPYRMVPWSRG from the coding sequence GTGCGGACCGCACAGTCGCTGTTCAGCACCGCGCTGGTCGTCACCACACTCGGGTTGCCCGTCGCCGTCCCGGACGTCGCGGCGGCAACCCCGTCCACCGATCGGCCGGGCACGATCGACTGGTCGCCGTGTCCGGAGGACGAGACCGCCCAGTGCGGCGTGCTCAGGGTGCCCCTCGACTGGTCGCATCCGTCGGGACCGACCATCGAACTGGCGTTGGCCCGGCGCCCGGCCACCGATCCGGGCCGCCGGATCGGCTCGATGCAGATCAACCCGGGCGGTCCCGGTGGTTCCGGCAGGTTGATGGCCATCTTCGGGGCGGACCGGTTCGGCGAGGAGATCCGCAGCCGCTTCGACATCGTCGGCATCGACCCCCGAGGCGTCGGTCTGAGCACCCCGATCCGCTGCTCGCAGGACCTGCTCGACCAGGAGCCGTCGTTCGTGATGCGCAGCCAGGCCGACTTCGACGCCAGGCTGGCCTTCAACGCCCGGCTGCGGGCGGACTGCCGGGCGCGCAGCGGCCCGATCGTCGACCATGCCGACATGCTCAGCGTGGTCCGCGACATGGATCACGTCCGGGCGGTGCTCGGGGACCGGCAACTCACCTTCTACGGCCTCTCCTACGGCTCGTTGAACGCCCAGCAGTACGCCGAACTCTTTCCAGACCGGGTACGCGCGATCGTCTCGGACAGCAACCTGGACCACAGCCTCGGCACGACCGGTTTCCTCGACACCCAGGCGGCCAGTGCCCAGGACTCCTTCGACGAGTTCGTGAGGTGGAGTGACCGGACGCCGACCAGCCCGCTGCACGGCCGGGATGTGCGGGCCTTCTGGCACCGGCTGCTCGACCGGGTCGACCGGGGTGAGATCCCGTCCCCCTTCGTCCCGGACGTCGCACTGCGGCCGGAGATTCTGATCTGGTTCGTCTTCCGCGCCTTCTACGGGCCGGAGTGGTCCTTCCTGGCCGACTTCCTCGTCGACCTCGACTCCGGGGACGCGCAGCCGTGGGAGCCGGGTCCGGAACTGCCCGAGGAGACCGAGTACCCGCAGGTCGCGATCTTCTGCAACGACTGGAGCCTGCCCGTGCGCGACTACCGGGAGTGGGCCCGGCACCTGCGCCGGACGGAACGGATCGCGCCGGACCTGCGCTACTCGCCGGCCGCCGCCGCCCTGACCGCGGCCTGCCTCGGCTCGCCCGCCCGGATCGCCAACCCGCAACACCCGCTCCGGGTCCGGGACAGCGCCACCCCGCTGCTGGTCACGAACGCGCTGCACGACCCGGCGACCGGATACAACCAGGCGCTCGGGGTGACCCGGCAGCTTGGCCGGGACGGGGTCCTGTTCAGCTATCACGGCTGGGGACACGGCGTGTACGGCCGCAGCGAGTGCACCGACGACGCCATCGAGCGGTATCTGATCGACCGTACGCTCCCGGCGCGCGGGGCGGGCTGCCCGGCTGTCGAGCCACCTGCCGAGCCGTCGGCCAGCCGTCAGTCGGTCCGCCCGCCGACGACCGTGGACCGGCTCTTCCCGTACCGAATGGTGCCCTGGTCGAGGGGATAG
- a CDS encoding snapalysin family zinc-dependent metalloprotease: protein MTSRISRLLVAFVATTGATLGITLANPSPASAAMTICYNTSQAPSYASIANQAASIWNNATSNLTLSANCGTNLRIYQITGGGSYAVRTSLGNGRVYIDTRQAAQYSPLRIMTHEIGHILGLPDNYNGNCSLLMSGGSAGTSCTNPYPSTAEANRVTQLFAGTRVGPARTADVDSQIFRDSWPATTMLAPIG from the coding sequence ATGACCTCACGCATCAGCCGGCTACTGGTCGCGTTCGTCGCGACGACGGGTGCCACCCTCGGCATCACGCTGGCCAACCCCTCGCCCGCGTCGGCCGCCATGACCATCTGCTACAACACCAGCCAGGCGCCCAGCTACGCCAGCATCGCCAACCAGGCCGCCTCGATCTGGAACAACGCCACGTCGAACCTGACGCTCTCGGCCAACTGCGGCACCAACCTGCGGATCTACCAGATCACCGGCGGCGGCTCGTACGCCGTACGGACCAGCCTGGGCAACGGCCGGGTCTACATCGACACCCGGCAGGCGGCGCAGTACAGCCCGCTGCGGATCATGACGCACGAGATCGGGCACATCCTCGGGCTGCCCGACAACTACAACGGCAACTGCTCGCTGCTGATGTCCGGCGGCAGCGCCGGTACGAGCTGCACCAACCCGTACCCGAGCACGGCCGAGGCCAACCGGGTCACCCAGCTCTTCGCCGGTACCCGGGTCGGGCCGGCGCGGACCGCCGACGTCGACAGCCAGATCTTCCGGGACAGCTGGCCGGCGACCACGATGCTCGCCCCGATCGGCTGA
- a CDS encoding MFS transporter: MSGTTARSVVGSARRTRVGGFWTLWTATVLSRLGDALRTPALALLAASVSRDPRVVASVVVAGQLPPLLFGLLGGVYADRWDRHRTMATVDGLRAVLVAGFALLVGTGDVGIVALVCCALLLATLGVVFDAAAFAVLPGIVPADRLAVANGRLQAGTAVAGGFVGAPLAGVLFAVAAALPFAVDAVTFAVAALLALTLRPTPPTPPGPIPTPPPTPTPTPISPPLPSTPHPMASTPRPLPSTPRPLPSTPRPLPSTPHPLPSTPRPLLSMQRPVGGRGAAWRAAGDGLRWIWRDATLRRITGLTVVTNLATSGLIAIIVLYALEVLAVPAAGYGLFMAAAVFGALVGGLCAGRLATRLGTLPGLRWVLVAETLAVAALAMARHPVPGAIALALFSAGTATWNALWSAYGQRNVPAELLGRVGSAQRTVGLLAAPVGAILAGALGSAAGLPPVLYAATAIFALTTVASWHSLRPTPRTTVEAERSARHDLPNATS, translated from the coding sequence ATGTCCGGAACGACGGCGAGGTCGGTTGTGGGCTCCGCCCGGCGTACCCGGGTCGGCGGGTTCTGGACACTGTGGACGGCGACCGTGCTGTCGCGGCTCGGCGACGCGCTGCGTACCCCGGCCCTGGCGTTGCTCGCCGCGTCGGTCAGCCGCGATCCCCGGGTCGTCGCGTCGGTGGTGGTCGCCGGCCAGCTCCCGCCGCTGCTCTTCGGCCTGCTCGGCGGCGTCTACGCCGACCGCTGGGACCGGCACCGCACAATGGCCACAGTGGACGGACTGCGTGCCGTCCTGGTCGCCGGCTTCGCGCTGCTGGTCGGCACCGGCGACGTCGGGATCGTCGCGCTCGTCTGCTGTGCCCTCCTGCTCGCCACCCTCGGCGTCGTCTTCGACGCGGCGGCGTTCGCCGTACTGCCCGGCATCGTGCCCGCCGACCGCCTGGCGGTGGCCAACGGCCGGCTCCAGGCGGGTACGGCGGTGGCCGGCGGCTTCGTCGGCGCACCGCTGGCCGGGGTGCTCTTCGCGGTCGCCGCAGCCCTGCCGTTCGCCGTCGACGCGGTCACGTTCGCGGTCGCCGCCCTGCTGGCGCTGACCCTCCGCCCCACCCCGCCAACACCACCGGGCCCGATTCCCACCCCGCCACCGACCCCGACTCCCACTCCGATCTCGCCGCCGCTGCCGTCCACGCCGCACCCGATGGCGTCCACGCCGCGTCCGCTGCCGTCCACGCCGCGTCCGCTGCCGTCCACGCCGCGTCCGCTGCCGTCCACGCCGCATCCGTTGCCGTCGACGCCGCGTCCGCTGCTGTCCATGCAGCGTCCTGTCGGGGGGCGGGGTGCCGCCTGGCGAGCGGCCGGGGACGGGCTGCGCTGGATCTGGCGGGACGCCACCCTGCGCCGGATCACCGGGCTCACCGTGGTCACCAACCTCGCCACCAGCGGCCTGATCGCGATCATCGTGCTCTACGCGCTGGAGGTACTGGCCGTGCCGGCCGCCGGCTACGGACTCTTCATGGCGGCGGCGGTGTTCGGCGCACTGGTCGGGGGACTCTGCGCCGGCCGGCTCGCCACCCGGCTCGGCACCCTGCCCGGGTTGCGCTGGGTGCTGGTGGCCGAGACGCTCGCGGTCGCCGCGCTGGCCATGGCCCGGCACCCGGTGCCGGGAGCGATCGCACTCGCCCTCTTCTCCGCCGGCACCGCGACCTGGAACGCGCTCTGGTCGGCGTACGGGCAGCGGAACGTCCCCGCCGAACTGCTCGGCCGGGTCGGCAGCGCCCAGCGTACGGTCGGACTGCTGGCCGCCCCGGTCGGCGCGATTCTGGCCGGAGCGCTCGGTTCCGCCGCCGGCCTACCCCCGGTGCTCTACGCCGCCACCGCCATCTTCGCCCTCACCACCGTCGCCTCCTGGCACTCCCTCCGCCCCACCCCGAGAACCACCGTCGAGGCGGAGCGTTCGGCTCGCCATGATCTGCCGAACGCTACGTCCTGA
- a CDS encoding TetR/AcrR family transcriptional regulator: MATEAGAPASGVRRRRSRREEILEIAVGLFAARGYHGVSMDDIGSAAGVTGPALYHHFAGKEAMLIAALMPVSDGLLAGGRQRVAEHPENARAALESLIDFHVDFALANPAVIALHLHELDRLPEEPRRQIRRLQRLYVEEWVGVLTALHPKLSAGEARVLAHAAFGLMNSTPFLGGEVDRQRRAALLRAATLAALLADPDD; the protein is encoded by the coding sequence ATGGCGACGGAGGCCGGCGCGCCCGCCAGCGGCGTGCGGCGACGGCGGTCCCGGCGCGAGGAGATTCTGGAGATCGCGGTCGGCCTCTTCGCGGCCCGCGGATATCACGGGGTCTCGATGGACGACATCGGGTCGGCCGCCGGGGTGACCGGTCCGGCCCTTTACCACCACTTCGCCGGCAAGGAGGCGATGCTGATCGCCGCGCTGATGCCGGTGAGTGACGGGCTGCTGGCCGGCGGCCGGCAGCGGGTCGCGGAGCATCCGGAGAACGCCCGGGCGGCTCTCGAATCCCTGATCGACTTCCACGTCGACTTCGCCCTGGCCAACCCGGCGGTCATCGCGTTGCACCTGCACGAGCTGGACCGGCTGCCGGAGGAGCCCCGGCGGCAGATCCGGCGGCTCCAGCGGCTCTACGTCGAGGAGTGGGTGGGGGTGCTGACCGCGCTGCACCCGAAACTGTCGGCGGGCGAGGCGCGGGTGCTGGCCCATGCCGCGTTCGGTCTGATGAATTCCACGCCGTTCCTCGGTGGCGAGGTGGACCGTCAGCGCCGTGCCGCGCTGCTCCGGGCCGCCACCCTGGCTGCGCTGCTCGCCGACCCGGACGACTAG
- a CDS encoding hydroxymethylglutaryl-CoA lyase has protein sequence MPSAVSIREVGPRDGLQNEEPVPTDGKVRLLELLGSTGVRRIEAVSFVHPKAIPQMADADEVWAQAVQVPGVRYSALVPNSRGAQRALAAGFTEIEVVVSASDTHNRRNVNRSTAESLDDIAGLISLLHEAGATAEVIVATSFGCPYEGDVDPARVAGIVDRVVADGADRVAFGDTTGMATPRRVRELVTAVRDRQPEIPVLLHFHNTRGTALANLLTALELGITEYDASVGGLGGCPYAPGASGNVATEEVVHMLHDMGIETGVDLDALLEAAAYAERLVGRELPSGVLRAGPRSRLV, from the coding sequence CTGCCGAGTGCGGTCTCGATCCGGGAGGTCGGACCGCGCGACGGGCTACAGAACGAGGAGCCGGTACCGACCGACGGGAAGGTACGCCTGCTGGAGCTGCTCGGCAGCACCGGCGTACGCCGGATCGAGGCGGTCTCCTTCGTGCATCCGAAGGCGATTCCGCAGATGGCGGACGCCGACGAGGTGTGGGCGCAGGCCGTGCAGGTGCCGGGGGTGCGCTACTCGGCGCTGGTGCCGAACTCCCGGGGTGCCCAGCGGGCCCTGGCCGCCGGCTTCACCGAGATCGAGGTGGTGGTCTCGGCCAGCGACACCCACAACCGGCGCAACGTCAACCGCTCCACCGCCGAGTCGCTGGACGACATCGCCGGGCTGATCTCGCTGCTGCACGAGGCGGGGGCGACCGCCGAGGTGATCGTGGCGACCAGCTTCGGCTGCCCGTACGAGGGGGACGTCGACCCGGCCCGGGTGGCCGGCATCGTCGACCGGGTGGTGGCCGACGGGGCGGACCGGGTCGCCTTCGGTGACACCACCGGGATGGCGACGCCGCGCCGGGTCCGGGAACTCGTCACCGCGGTCCGGGACCGGCAGCCGGAGATCCCGGTGCTGCTGCACTTCCACAACACCCGGGGTACCGCGCTGGCGAACCTGCTGACCGCGCTCGAACTCGGGATCACCGAGTACGACGCCAGCGTCGGCGGGCTCGGCGGCTGCCCGTACGCCCCGGGTGCGAGCGGGAACGTGGCCACCGAGGAGGTGGTGCACATGCTGCACGACATGGGCATCGAGACCGGTGTCGACCTGGACGCGCTGCTGGAGGCGGCGGCCTACGCCGAGCGGCTCGTCGGCCGGGAGCTGCCCTCCGGGGTGCTCCGGGCCGGCCCGCGTAGCCGGCTGGTCTGA
- a CDS encoding helix-turn-helix transcriptional regulator produces the protein MTEARQSMIEFIVDEIRRARVTAGMTQDRFGRGASFSASQVSAVETGTRALTREYVRGADKALKTGGLFERMVIKLKLDGEPSWLREWIEIERKAESFRWFENAVIPGLLQTEEYARAIFVSMGVFTADEVAARVAARIERQTVLTQEKPPQLTAVLDEGLLHRPVGGPEVMREQLSHLVRIAAAMPHLRIQVVPTSVGAYGGLTGPFIVATLPGDENIAFLDNYLRGQLVQDAADVMWIAKVWESIRSEALPHHQSTKLISEVAERWS, from the coding sequence ATGACAGAGGCGCGGCAATCGATGATCGAATTCATCGTCGACGAGATTCGCCGAGCGAGGGTGACCGCCGGAATGACCCAGGACAGGTTTGGTCGAGGCGCCAGCTTCTCGGCGTCCCAGGTGAGTGCCGTCGAGACCGGTACCCGCGCGCTGACCCGGGAATACGTCCGAGGCGCCGACAAGGCGTTGAAGACGGGCGGCCTCTTTGAACGCATGGTGATCAAGCTCAAGCTCGACGGCGAGCCCTCCTGGCTGCGCGAATGGATCGAGATCGAACGCAAAGCCGAGTCGTTCCGCTGGTTCGAGAACGCGGTGATACCGGGACTGTTGCAAACCGAGGAATACGCGCGGGCCATCTTCGTCAGCATGGGAGTGTTCACCGCCGACGAGGTGGCTGCCAGGGTTGCCGCTCGTATCGAGCGACAGACCGTGCTCACGCAGGAGAAACCTCCGCAGCTGACGGCGGTACTGGACGAAGGTCTGCTGCACCGGCCGGTTGGTGGCCCGGAAGTCATGCGAGAACAGTTGTCGCACCTGGTGAGGATCGCCGCCGCGATGCCGCACCTTCGGATACAGGTTGTGCCGACCTCGGTCGGTGCTTACGGCGGCCTCACCGGGCCGTTCATCGTCGCCACGCTGCCCGGCGACGAAAACATCGCCTTCCTGGACAACTATCTGCGCGGCCAACTGGTGCAGGACGCAGCCGACGTAATGTGGATAGCCAAGGTGTGGGAGTCCATCCGGAGCGAGGCGCTACCACACCACCAGTCCACCAAGCTGATCTCAGAAGTGGCGGAGCGATGGAGCTGA
- a CDS encoding MBL fold metallo-hydrolase, with protein MRLIKYTHACVRLEADGRSLVIDPGIWTEAEALDSVDHVLVTHEHPDHLDTERISGAVATNPALRIYAHADVAGQLADLGPALVPVASGDEFDAGGFRVRAVGRDHAEIYQGLPGIPNLGFVVDVGSTGGGLYHPGDAFFVPDLPVATLLVPTSAPWLKVSESLDFVRAVKPRRAYSIHDAVVSERGAPIVDRWFEQKAETEYARIPPGQSVTFD; from the coding sequence ATGCGGCTGATCAAGTACACCCACGCCTGCGTACGCCTGGAGGCGGACGGACGGTCGCTGGTGATCGATCCGGGCATCTGGACCGAGGCCGAGGCGCTGGACTCGGTCGACCACGTGCTGGTCACGCACGAGCACCCCGACCACCTGGACACCGAGCGGATCAGCGGGGCGGTGGCCACCAATCCGGCGCTGCGGATCTACGCCCACGCCGACGTGGCCGGGCAGTTGGCCGACCTCGGTCCGGCGCTGGTTCCGGTCGCCTCCGGCGACGAGTTCGACGCGGGCGGGTTCCGGGTGCGGGCGGTCGGCCGGGACCACGCCGAGATCTACCAGGGGCTGCCCGGAATCCCGAACCTCGGCTTCGTGGTCGACGTCGGATCGACGGGCGGCGGGCTCTACCACCCGGGTGACGCGTTCTTCGTGCCGGACCTGCCGGTGGCGACCCTGCTGGTGCCGACCAGCGCGCCGTGGCTGAAGGTCTCCGAGTCGCTCGACTTCGTCCGGGCGGTCAAGCCTCGCCGGGCGTACTCGATCCACGACGCGGTGGTCAGCGAGCGCGGGGCGCCGATCGTGGACCGTTGGTTCGAGCAGAAGGCCGAGACGGAGTACGCCCGGATCCCGCCCGGCCAGTCGGTGACCTTCGACTGA
- a CDS encoding DUF397 domain-containing protein: MELTTAAVWRKSSRSNGASGACVEVADNLPGVVGVRDSKDPTGPALVFAPQAWRSFVRQARAR, encoded by the coding sequence ATGGAGCTGACGACAGCAGCAGTCTGGCGCAAGAGCAGTCGCAGCAATGGGGCCAGCGGCGCATGTGTGGAGGTGGCGGACAACTTGCCGGGGGTGGTCGGGGTTCGGGACAGTAAGGATCCGACAGGTCCGGCCCTGGTCTTCGCCCCGCAGGCGTGGCGCTCGTTCGTCCGGCAGGCTCGGGCCCGCTGA
- a CDS encoding acetyl/propionyl/methylcrotonyl-CoA carboxylase subunit alpha, whose amino-acid sequence MIESLLVANRGEIARRIIRTARRLGVRTVAVHSEADADLPFVREADEAVCVGPADPAQSYRNAEAILAAAKSTGARAIHPGYGFLSENADFARTVEANGLVWVGPGADAISAMGDKINARNLMAAAGVPVAPGTTEPAGTVEAALAAAEEIGFPVMVKAAAGGGGMGMAVAADSAGLRTEYDRVRAFAERMFGDGSVLIERYFPRVRHVEVQILGLADGRVVALGERECSVQRRNQKLVEESPSPAVDAALRERMLAAAVRAGEAVGYRNAGTVECLLDPATGEFFFLEMNTRLQVEHPVTELVYGVDLVEEQLRVAAGLAPNFDPDALAPRGHAIELRVNAEDPLRFLPGPGTVTGWTEPTGEGVRVDSGYSLGTTVTRFYDSLLAKLIVYGADRAEAIDRARTAVADFEIAGPKCNLPFFTELFDNPEFLGGDYDTGIVGRMRAKK is encoded by the coding sequence ATGATCGAGTCTCTGCTCGTCGCCAACCGAGGTGAGATCGCCCGCCGGATCATCCGGACCGCCCGGCGACTCGGCGTACGGACGGTCGCGGTCCACTCCGAGGCGGATGCCGACCTGCCGTTCGTCCGCGAGGCCGACGAGGCGGTCTGCGTCGGGCCGGCCGACCCGGCGCAGAGCTACCGCAACGCCGAGGCGATCCTCGCCGCCGCCAAGTCGACCGGTGCCCGGGCGATCCACCCCGGCTACGGCTTCCTGTCGGAAAACGCGGACTTCGCCCGTACCGTCGAGGCGAACGGCCTGGTCTGGGTCGGTCCCGGCGCCGACGCGATCAGCGCGATGGGCGACAAGATCAATGCTCGTAACCTGATGGCCGCCGCCGGCGTGCCGGTGGCGCCCGGCACCACCGAGCCGGCCGGCACGGTCGAGGCGGCGCTCGCCGCCGCCGAGGAGATCGGTTTTCCGGTCATGGTCAAGGCCGCCGCCGGGGGCGGCGGGATGGGCATGGCGGTCGCCGCCGACTCCGCCGGCCTGCGCACCGAGTACGACAGGGTGCGCGCCTTCGCCGAGCGGATGTTCGGGGACGGCTCGGTGCTGATCGAGCGGTACTTCCCCCGGGTGCGGCACGTCGAGGTGCAGATCCTCGGCCTGGCCGACGGCCGGGTGGTGGCGCTCGGCGAGCGGGAGTGCTCGGTGCAGCGGCGCAACCAGAAGCTGGTCGAGGAGTCGCCGTCGCCGGCCGTCGACGCCGCGCTGCGGGAGCGGATGCTGGCGGCGGCGGTCCGGGCCGGCGAGGCGGTCGGCTACCGCAACGCGGGCACCGTGGAGTGCCTGCTGGATCCGGCCACCGGGGAGTTCTTCTTCCTGGAGATGAACACCCGGCTCCAGGTGGAGCACCCGGTGACCGAACTCGTCTACGGCGTCGACCTGGTCGAGGAGCAGTTGCGGGTGGCCGCCGGGCTGGCGCCGAACTTCGACCCGGACGCGCTCGCCCCGCGCGGGCACGCCATCGAGCTGCGGGTCAACGCCGAGGACCCGTTGCGGTTCCTGCCCGGCCCGGGCACGGTGACCGGGTGGACGGAGCCGACCGGCGAGGGGGTACGGGTCGACTCCGGATACTCCCTCGGCACCACCGTCACCCGGTTCTACGACTCGCTGCTGGCGAAGCTGATCGTGTACGGCGCCGACCGGGCCGAGGCGATCGACCGGGCCCGTACGGCGGTGGCCGACTTCGAGATCGCCGGACCCAAGTGCAACCTGCCGTTCTTCACCGAGCTGTTCGACAACCCCGAGTTCCTCGGCGGCGACTACGACACCGGCATCGTCGGCCGGATGCGGGCGAAGAAGTGA
- a CDS encoding HSP90 family protein produces the protein MDRTFQVDLRGVVDLLSHHLYGSPRVYVRELLQNAVDAITARRATEPGAPAVVRIEPPELTGDGTLRVHDTGIGLTESQVHELLATIGRSSKRDELGFARHEFLGQFGIGLLSCFLVADEVRVCTRHGGEPTVLWTGFADGRYRVELAAADNQRAEPGTSVTLVPRRDADQWLTRPTVTELARLFGSLLPIRVLVGDVETTTGPPPWSATAGTSPSARRDNLVGYAREALGCTPFDVVPLSVPEAGLTGAAFVLPTPVNPAGRAGHRVYLKRMLLTEGAEGLLPDWAFFARCVVDSTELRPTASREALYEDSLLEATREALGDQLRGWLVRLAGSAPRRLAEFLQVHHLGVKALALHDDEMLRLVERWWPMETNTGQTTLAEFRERHGLIRYAASIDEFRQLAGVAAAQDLAVVNAGYTYDTEIIERLPTVDRSVLVERLEPNDLTTRFDALDPGTELALRPFVVAAQRALDRLGVEVVLRSYAPASLPALYLVSRSAAFEEQLRSTRERADETWAGVLDALAASGPAERPQLVLNHRNALVRRVSALGDPALVGLAVEALYGQALLLGYHPIRPADAALLNSSFLGLLGRAVPGQE, from the coding sequence GTGGACCGGACCTTCCAGGTCGACCTCCGCGGCGTGGTCGACCTGCTCAGCCATCACCTCTACGGCAGTCCCCGGGTCTACGTGCGGGAGCTGTTGCAGAACGCGGTGGACGCCATCACCGCCCGCCGGGCCACCGAGCCCGGCGCGCCGGCCGTGGTCCGGATCGAGCCGCCGGAGCTGACCGGAGACGGCACGCTGCGGGTGCACGACACCGGGATCGGCCTGACCGAGTCCCAGGTGCACGAGCTGCTCGCCACCATCGGACGAAGCTCCAAAAGGGACGAGCTGGGTTTCGCCCGCCACGAGTTCCTCGGCCAGTTCGGCATCGGCCTGCTCTCCTGCTTCCTGGTCGCCGACGAGGTCCGGGTGTGCACCCGGCACGGCGGCGAGCCGACCGTGCTCTGGACCGGGTTCGCCGACGGCCGCTACCGGGTCGAGTTGGCCGCCGCCGACAACCAGCGCGCCGAGCCGGGCACCAGCGTCACGCTGGTCCCGCGCCGGGACGCCGACCAGTGGCTGACCCGGCCGACGGTGACCGAGCTGGCCCGGCTCTTCGGCTCGCTGCTGCCGATCCGGGTGCTGGTCGGCGACGTCGAGACCACCACCGGGCCACCGCCGTGGTCGGCCACCGCCGGCACCTCGCCGTCCGCCCGCCGGGACAACCTCGTCGGGTACGCCCGCGAGGCGCTCGGCTGCACCCCGTTCGACGTCGTACCGCTGTCGGTGCCGGAGGCGGGGTTGACCGGCGCGGCGTTCGTGCTGCCCACCCCGGTCAACCCGGCGGGGCGGGCCGGTCATCGGGTCTACCTGAAGCGGATGCTGCTCACCGAGGGCGCCGAGGGGCTGCTGCCGGACTGGGCGTTCTTCGCCCGCTGCGTCGTCGACTCCACCGAGCTGCGCCCGACGGCCAGCCGGGAGGCGCTCTACGAGGACAGTCTGCTGGAGGCGACCCGGGAGGCGCTCGGCGACCAGCTTCGGGGCTGGCTGGTCCGGCTGGCCGGCAGCGCGCCGCGCCGGCTCGCCGAGTTCCTCCAGGTGCACCATCTCGGGGTGAAGGCGCTGGCCCTGCATGACGACGAGATGCTGCGGCTGGTCGAGCGTTGGTGGCCGATGGAGACCAACACCGGGCAGACCACGCTGGCCGAGTTCCGCGAGCGGCACGGGCTGATCCGCTACGCGGCCAGCATCGACGAGTTCCGCCAGCTCGCCGGGGTGGCGGCGGCGCAGGACCTGGCGGTGGTCAACGCCGGTTACACGTACGACACCGAGATCATCGAGCGGTTGCCGACGGTGGACCGGTCGGTGCTGGTCGAACGGCTGGAGCCGAACGACCTGACCACCCGATTCGACGCCCTCGACCCGGGGACGGAGCTGGCGCTGCGGCCGTTCGTCGTCGCCGCGCAGCGTGCCCTGGACCGGCTCGGTGTCGAGGTGGTGCTCCGGTCGTACGCCCCGGCGTCGCTGCCGGCGCTCTATCTGGTGAGCCGGTCGGCGGCCTTCGAGGAGCAGCTCCGGTCGACCCGGGAGCGGGCCGACGAGACCTGGGCCGGGGTGCTCGACGCGCTCGCCGCCTCCGGCCCGGCCGAGCGCCCGCAGCTGGTGCTCAACCACCGTAACGCGCTGGTCCGCCGGGTCAGCGCGCTCGGCGACCCGGCGCTGGTCGGGCTCGCCGTCGAGGCCCTGTACGGTCAGGCGCTGCTGCTCGGCTACCACCCGATCCGCCCCGCCGACGCCGCCCTGTTGAACAGCTCGTTCCTCGGCCTGCTCGGCCGCGCCGTACCAGGACAGGAGTGA